The genomic window ATGCAAGTACCGCCCGAGACCCAGGTCGTCATCGATTTCGACGACAACCGTGCCGCTTCCGCGCTGGTCGGCCCGTACGGCCAGCATCTCGCGCAGATCGAGCGGCGGCTCGGCGTGATCGTCGACTCCAAGGGTAACCACATCACCATCGGCGGCACGCGCGACGGCTGCGACGCCGCACGCCGCGTGCTGGAGATGCTCTACGCGCAAGCCGTGAAGGGACAGGATCTCGACCAGGGCGAGGTCGAGGGCGCGATCCGCGCCGTGATCGCCCAGGGCTCGCTGTTCGAGTTCGACGCCAAATCGGCCAAATCGACCTTCGACAGCATCAATTTGCGCAAGCGCCCGGTGCGCGCGCGCACGGCCGCGCAAGATTCCTACATCCGCGCGCTGAAGCGCCACGAGCTGGTGTTCGGCATCGGTCCCGCCGGCACCGGCAAGACCTGGCTCGCGGTCGCGTATGCCGCGCAGCTGTTCGAGCGCAAGGAGGTCGACAAGATCATCCTATCCCGTCCGGCGGTGGAAGCCGGCGAGCGGCTCGGCTTTTTGCCCGGCGATCTCCGCGAGAAGGTCGATCCCTATCTGCGCCCGATCTACGACGCGCTCTACGATCTCATGGACGCGCGCATCGTCGAGCGGGCGCTCCAGACCGGCGAGATCGAGATCGCGCCGCTCGCCTTCATGCGCGGCCGCACGCTCACCAACGCCGCCATCATCCTGGACGAGGCGCAGAACACCACGTCGATGCAGATGAAGATGTTCCTGACCCGCCTCGGCGAGAACAGTCGCATGATCGTCACAGGCGATCCCTCGCAGATCGACCTGCCGAACGGCCAGACCTCGGGTCTGGCGGAAGCAACCCGGCTCCTGAACGGCGTCGAGGGGATTGCGCAAGTGCATTTCAAAGCCGAGGACGTGATCCGCCACGAGCTCGTGGCGCGGATCGTCGCCGCTTACGAAGGGTCGCCGCAGCGGCCGGCCACCGGTCAATCCTGACGAGGCAACAGCCGGACCAAGCGGGCGCGGACAGCGCGCCTTTTCGTCCCAGACAGCACAATGTCCCATTCCAACCTACCCATCACCGAGGTCCTCGTCGTCGCCGATTGCTGGCAGCGCGAGCCCGATTCCGAAACCGTGATCCAGCGCGCGGTTGCGGCCGCCGCCGAGAATGTCGACGAAGACGTCGCCGACGCCGAAGTGGCTGTGATGCTGACCGATGACGCCGGCATCCGCACCCTCAACGGCAACTGGCGCGGCATCGACAAGCCGACCAATGTGCTGTCGTTCCCTGCGCTTCAGCCCGAGGGCGAGTGGAAGCCGGGCGATGCGCCGCGCATGCTCGGCGACATCGCGATCGCCTACGAGACCATGCGGCGCGAGGCGGACGAGGAACACAAGCCGTTCGATCATCATTTGAGTCATCTCGCCGTGCACGGTTTCCTGCATCTGATCGGCTACGACCACGAGAACGACGACGACGCCGAGGAGATGGAAGCGCTGGAGACGCAGATCCTGGCGCATCTCGGCATTCCCGATCCCTATGCAGACCGCCCGGGGACGAATTGAGATGCCGGATTCCGATCCAATCCAGGACAACCCGCGCAACACGCGCAATCTGCCCGCCGTCGTGACCCAAGGCGAGGTGATGCGCCCGACCGCGGAAGGCTGGCTCTTGCGCGCCATCCGGACGCTGTTCGGCTGGAAGGCGGGATCGGTGCGTGACGACCTCCAGGTCGTGCTCGACGCGTCGACGCCTGACGACACCGGTTTCTCCGCGGTCGAGCGCACCATGCTGCGCAACATCCTCGGCCTGCATGAGCGCCGCATCGCCGACGTCATGGTCCATCGCGCCGACATCGTCGCGGTGAAGCGCGACATCCCGCTCGGCGAATTGATGGACCGCTTCGAGAGCGCCGGCCATTCGCGGCTCGTCGTCTACAACGAGACGCTGGACGATCCCGTCGGCATCGTCCACATCCGCGACCTGCTCGCCTTCATGACCGCGCGTGCGCGCGTGTCGGAGGCCACCAAGACCAAGCGCAAGAAGCCGCTGCCGGCCGGGCTCGATTTGCGCGCCGTCGATCTCGCGCTGCCGCTTCACGAGGCGCGCATCATCCGCAAGCTGCTCTACGTGCCGCCGTCGATGCGGGCGATCGACCTGCTCGCGCAGATGCAGGCCACGCGCATCCACCTCGCGCTGGTTGTCGACGAATATGGCGGCAGCGACGGGCTGGTCTCGCTCGAGGACATCGTCGAGCAGATCGTCGGCGAGATCGACGACGAGCACGACAGCGACGAGCCGCCCTCGATCGTGCGCCTGCCCGACAACGCCTTCATCGCCGACGCCCGTGCCAGCCTCGACGACGTCCGCTCGGTGATCGGCGAGGATTTCGTCACCGGCGAGGCCGGCGAGGAGGTGGAGACGCTGGGCGGCTATCTCGTCAGCTTCGTCGGGCGCCTGCCGGTGCGCGGCGAGGTGATCTCGGGCCCCGGCACTTACGAGGTCGAGGTGCTCGACGCTGATCCGCGTCGCGTCAAGCGGCTGCGCATCTCCACGCGGAAGGAGCGTCCCGCGCCTCGCACCCAGCGCGAGAGCCGCCGCCGCGAAGCTGCGCCGGAGAGCGGTCAACCGCCGGCCAGTGACACGCCGACCCCGCCGCCGAGCGACGGGGCCGGTCCGCAGTGAGCCCGCTCCAGCGACTTCGGCAGATTGCGCTTGCCATTATCCTCAGCTGGGGATGGAAGCGCGCCGTCATCGCCATGGCGGCCGGGGCGCTGTCGGTGCTGGCGCTGGCGCCGTTCAATCTCTTCCCGGTGCTGTTCGTCACCTTCCCGGTGCTGGTCTGGCTGATCGACGGCGCCGGCGGCGGACGATATGGCGGCGTGCCTGCCGCGGCGCTGACCGGCTACTGGTTCGGGCTCGGCTATTTCGTGCCCGGCCTCTACTGGATCGGCTACGCGTTCTTCGTCGAGGCCGACGTGTTCGCCTGGCTGACACCGTTCGCCGTGCTGGGCTTGCCGGCCTATCTCTCGATCTTCACGGCAATCGGCTTTGCGCTGGCGCGCCTGCTCTGGACCAAGAACGCCACGCGCGTGCTGGCGCTCGCAGCAAGCCTCACCATCAGCGAATGGCTGCGCGGCCACGCGCTGACCGGCTTTCCCTGGAACGCGTTCGGCTACGCGCTGTCCGAGCCGCTGCCGCTGGCGCAGACGGCATCGCTGATCGGCCTGTGGGGCATGACGTTCCTGACGGTCGCGATCTTCGCGAGCCCCGCGACGCTATTCGATCGCGCGCCCGATCGCCGCCTGCAATGGCGCGCGCCGGCCGCCGCAATTGCGCTTCTGATCGTCATGGGCATCTTCGGCGCGATCCGCCTGTCGCTGCATCCGACCACGATGGTCGCGGGCGCCAAGCTGCGCCTGATGCAGCCGAACCTCCAGCAGGACGCGAAATTCAACTACGCCGCCAAAGCGGAGGTGATGAAGAAATATTTGGCGCTGTCCGACCGCGCCTCCGGCCCGCAATCGACCGGCGTGCGCGATGCCACCATCCTGATCTGGCCGGAATCCGCCTTCCCGTTCTTCCTGACTCGCGAAGCCGACGCGATGGCTGAGATCGCCGACCTTCTGCCGAAGGGCACGGTGCTGATCACGGGTTCGGTCCGCGCGCCCGACCTGCCGCGGGGCACGCCGATCACGCGTGCCTATAACTCGATCTACGTGATCGACCACGACGGCAGCGTGCTCGCTGTGTACGACAAGCTGCATTTGGTGCCGTTCGGCGAATTTCTTCCCTACCAGGGGCTGATGGAGAAGCTCGGTTTCGAGCAGCTGACGCGCGTGCGCGGCGGCTTCATTCCCGGCACCGTGCGCCATGCGCTGCCGGTCGCCAGCGCGCCGCCCGCGCTGCCGCTGATCTGTTACGAAGCCATCTTTCCCGGCGAGGTGGGCGGACGCAGCGAACGTCCGGGCTGGATCGTGAACCTCACCAATGACGGCTGGTTCGGCATCTCGACCGGTCCCTATCAGCATCTGGAGCAGGCGCGGATGCGCGCGATCGAGCTCGGCTTGCCGCTGGTCCGCTCCGCCAATACAGGCATCTCCGCAGTGATCGATCCGGTGGGGCGCACCATCGTCAGTCTCGGCCTCGGAATCGAGGGCATTTTGGATGCAGGTCTGCCCGCCGCGATCCCGGCGACGATCTATGCGCGGGTGGGCGACGTGCCCGCAGCCATGCTCGTCGCGCTCGCCGTGATTGTGGCGGTCCGCCGACGTGTCGCCAAACGGCACCTCTGATTGCCTCGCTGCGGACTTAGCCGGAATCCTTTGACAACCGTAGTCCCACGGTTGACAGACTGCACGCGGGCTCCCCATTCTGCACCAGCTGCAAAAGACAGCGGTGCGTTGCTAAATTTCTCCGCAATGTTTCCCAATAAGAGGGGCTGATTTGACGGTGCTGACACCCGAGGCACGCTTGATGATTGCGCCGAGGGTGATGTTTGGAGGGCTGAGGAAATGTCGAAAGCGCCCAACCCTGTTGACAAATATGTCGGCAGTCGCGTGCGTATGCGCCGCATCATGTTGGGCATGAGCCAGGAAAAGCTCGGTGAAGCTTTGGGCCTGACTTTCCAGCAGATCCAGAAATACGAGAAGGGCACCAACCGGGTCGGCGCGAGCCGCATCCAGCAGATCGCCGAGATTCTCCAGGTGCCGGTGTCGTTCCTGTTCGAGGGCGGGCCGAGCGGTGTGCCGGGCCCGGAAGGCTTCAGCGAAGGCGCCTCGCCCTCTTACGTCTCGGATTTCCTCGCGACATCGGAGGGACTCGCCTTGACCAAGGCGTTCACCCGAATCACCGATTCCAAGATGCGCCGCTCCATCGTCGATCTCGTCGAGCAGATCGCCGCCCGCGAAGGCCCCGACAAGCGCTGACGCGTCCTCGCAATGGCGATTTGAGACTGCGCCAAATCTGGCCTATGTCGTCATTTGCGACCGCGCCCTCGATGCGCGTCCTTCCCGATGATGCGATTCAAAGGCATAGATGCGTTCATGGCCAGCTCCAATTGGTTCGATTCCCAAACCATTCTCGATGGCATCCGGCGCTGGGTTGAGATCGAGACGCCGACGGAAGCACCTGAACAGGTCAACAAGCTGATCTCCGTGGTCGCGGAGCAATACCGCGATCTGCCCGTGACGCTCGAGCGCGTCGCCGGCGTCGGCGGCTGCGGCGACCATCTCGTGGCGCGTTCGACCTGGGGCCAGGACGAGCCGGGCATCCTGGTGCTGAGCCACCTCGATACCGTTCATCCCATGGGCTTCATCAACCGCCTGCCGTTCAAGGTCGAAGGCGACAGTGCGTTCGGTCCGGGCATCTACGACATGAAAGGCGGCGCCTACATCGCCCATCACGCCTTTGGTGCGCTCTGCGCCGTCGGCGATCGTTCGCCGCTCGGCATCACCCACATGTTCACCTCCGACGAGGAGATCGGCAGCCCGACCTCGCGTGCGCTGATCGAGCAGGAAGGGCGCAAGGCCAAATACGTGCTGGTGACGGAGCCGGCGCGCGACGGCGGCAGGATCGTCACGGGGCGCAAGGGCGTCGGACGCTTCCGAGTCTTCATCAAGGGCGTCCCCGCTCATGCCGGCACGCGACCCGGGGACGGCCGAAGTGCCGTCCGCGAGCTCGCCAACGTGATCCTGGCGCTGGAGGGAATGAACGACCTGAAGCGCGGCGTCACCGTCAATGTCGGCGTGGTGCGCGGCGGCACGCGCCCCAACGTGACGCCGGAAGAGGCCTATGCCGAAGTCGATCTGCGCGTGTTGAGCCTCAACGACGCGGACGAATTCGTCGGCAAGATCCTCGCGCTCACGTCGAAGACCGACGGCGTCACCGTTGAGATCACCGGCGAACTCAATCGTCCGCCTTACGAGAAGAGCAATGCAGGCGCCGCACTCTACGAGCATGCGAAGACACTCGCCGCCGAGATCGGCTTCGAGCTGATCGACACCCACACCGGCGGCGGCTCGGACGGCAATTTCACCGCCGCGCACACTGCGACGCTCGACGGGCTCGGCGTCGACGGCAAGGGCGCGCACACCCATTATGAGCAGCTCTATATCTCGTCGCTCGCGCCGCGCGCGCGGCTGCTCCATCGCCTGTATCAGACGCTGCGATGAGCGAACGCAAATCAGTTTCCGAGCGCGATGACAGCGAGCGCGCCTTCTTCGGGCGCCGCAAGGGCCACAAGCTCAGGCAGCACCAGGCCGGGCTGATCGATCATCTGCTGCCGCATCTTGCGCTCGACATCGCGAGCGAAGCGCCGGCGAATGCCGGCGAGATATTCGACCCCGCGGCGAGCGAGGTGCGGCTCGAGATCGGCTTCGGCGGCGGCGAGCATCTCGCGGCCGAGGCGCAAAACTTTCCCGCCACCGGCTTCATCGGCTGCGAGCCCTATGTCAACGGCATGGCAAAAATCCTCGCGCAGATCGAGGCGGCCAATATCGGCAACATCCGCCTGTTCGCGGGCGATGCCGCCGAGCTCTTGGCCTGGCTTCCGCAAGCCTCATTGTCGCGGATCGACCTGATCCATCCCGATCCCTGGCCGAAACGGCGGCACTGGAAGCGGCGCTTCGTGCAGGACAGGACCATTGCCGCAATGGCGCGCGTGCTGAAGCCTGGCGGCGAATTCCGCTTCGTCTGCGACATCGACGATTACTGCGCCTGGACGCTGTCGCATCTTGCGCGCTCTCCGGACTTCGAATGGCTTGCCGAACGCGCCGACGATTTCCGGCAGCCCTGGGCGGGCTACACCATGACGCGCTACGGCCGGAAAGCCGCGCGCGAAGGGCGCAAGGCGGCTTATCTGCGGTTTCAGCGAGTGTAGATACTTCGCGCGGCTCGTCCGCAGTCGTCATGCCCGGGCGTGTCCCGGGCATCCACGGACTTCCTTTCTTCGGTCGCGAAGAACGTGGATGGCCGGGACAAGCCTGGCCATGACGGCAAAGCTGGATGCCTTGATTTCAGATCGTCTGCCGGTTGCGCCAGAAATTCACGACGCGTTCGGCGGTCGTCGGCATCAGGCGCGTGAAATTCATGCGCGCGGTCTCGACGTCGGCATCGGCCGGGGTGCGGTGCGGCCCGTACCAGAGCAGGATGAGCGCGCGCACCGTGGGCCAGCCGAGATTGAGCACGCGCCCCAGGATCAAAATCGGATCGTAGCGATCACCGGCGATCAGGCGGTCGAGCATCGAAAGGCGGACACCGGACATCGCCGAGAGCGAGGCGATCGATTCCTCGTATTTGTGCGCCTTGGCGAAACCGAGCAGCGCGCTCTCGCCGAGATGGCCATCACGATGCAGGGCCAGCACCGTGCGCTGTGCCGCCGAGAAGTCGCGGCGCGGCCCCGGCGGCAGCGCCGCCTCCTCGATGGCCGCCATCGCGCGCTTGATCTCGATCTGGCGCGCGGGATTGACCACGCTGGAGAGGCGACGGCGGATGACGTCGAGCGTACCGTCGAGAAGCTCCTTCAGGTGCTCGCCCGAGAGATCGTTGCGCTGACCGATCTTGAGCGTCAGCACGCCGTCCTGCGCGGCGCGCTTGATCAGCTCGGAATAGCTGCCGGGCGAGAACACCGCACCGGCATTGCCAGCGGCGCGACGCACCACGTCGCGATCACCGCGCTCGACCAGCACGTCGGTAACGACAGCCGGCAAGGTGGGGCGATCCGTCATCGCCAGCAAATGACTCTGACTCTTCAACCGCGCGATCTCGACCAGGGCGGCCTCGTCGAGGACGGGCGAGCGGCGCAGCACAGGGCCCGCCACCATAATCTCGTTTTCGCGCGCGAGCTGGTTCACCAGATGCGGCGGCGCGTTGCCGAGGCGCGAGAAGCGCTCGGCGAGATCGATGCGCGAGGCGAGCTCGGCATGCGGGACGAGATCAATCAGGAGATTGTCGAACAGATCGATCAGTTCGGGGCCGAGTTTTTCGGCATCCCGGAAAAACAATGCAGAGATGGCCCGCGCGATCTCGCCGCGACGCCGCGGATCGCCGCGTTTGACGATATCGTCCAGTCCAGGGATCAGCGACGTGGCAACGGTCATGAAACGCAACTCGGGATCTGGCACGCCGTGGGCGCGCCGTAGCTCAAGCCGCCCCACAATCGGAGAATCTAGGCCTGCTTGATGAAGGAAGCGTTGCGCGGCGGACCGTCCGAAGGGCGCAAAAAGCCTCGTCCTTCCTGCAATGGGCCTTGTCCGGGAGGGTGGAAAAGGCTATATCAGCGCCAATTCATCTTCTCATACGATCCGCGTAGTGAGAGTGGGCCCGAAAGGACCCGCTCTTTTTTATTACCTGAACGCGGCTTGGCGGAAGATGCGGCCCGACGCGTTGTCGGGAGAGTTCCGAAGCGGGCTTTGGAATTAACCGAGCCTTAACCATCGAGCGCCTGACCCCTGTCATGATCGAACCGAACTCTGGTTCCACGGATGCCGAATTGCTGGCCGAGCCGCGGCTCGTGGTCGAGCCCGGCGTCGCGGCCCGGGTGTCCGCGGTTGCAGCGCCCGTGCTCCAGGGCATGGGCTATCGCCTGGTGCGGATCCGTATTTCCGGAGAGGCCGGCTGCACCGTGCAGATCATGGCCGAGCGGCCGGATGGCTCGATGCAGATCGAGGATTGCGAGGCGATCTCGCGGGCGCTGTCGCCTGTGCTCGACGTCGCCGACCCCATCGATCGCGCCTACCGGCTGGAAATCTCCTCGCCGGGGATCGACCGCCCCCTGGTGCGACGCTCCGATTTCCAGCGGTACGCTGGACATCTGGTGAAGATCGAGATGGCGGTGGCCCATGAGGGCCGGAAGCGGTTCCGCGGCACGCTCGGTGCTGTCGAAGGCGATCGCGTGCATCTGCATCGCGACGACGTCAAGGCGGGTGATGATCCCGACGTTCTCCTGACCATGGAGGATATCGGCGAGGCACGGCTGGTGCTGACCGACGAGCTGATCGCGGAATCGATGCGTCGTGGCAAGGCCGAGGCGCGCGAGATGCGCCGCAATCTCGGCCTCGAGCCGCCGCCGGCGCCGCACGCCAAGATCAGCGAGAAGACCACCAAGAACACCAAGCCGAAGAAGAAGCCGGCCCCGACCAATACGAAGAAACACCGCCTTGCCGCCGAACGCGCGCGGCGCGGCGAGATCGAGCCTGACGAAGGAGACTAGCCATGGCAGTCAGCGCCAATCGACTTGAATTGCTCCAGATCGCGGACGCCGTTGCGCGCGAGAAATCGATCGACCGCGGCATCGTCATCGCCGCGATGGAGGACGCCATCGCCAAAGCGGCACGGGCCCGTTATGGCAGCGAGACTGACGTTCACGCCGAGATCGACCCGAAGAAGGGCGAGCTGCGGCTGTCGCGCCACATGCTGGTGGTCGATAAGGTGGAAAACCATTCCAACCAGATCTCGCTGGTGGATGCGCAGCGCGCCAATCCCGGTGCCCAGGTCGGCGACACCATCGCCGACACGCTGCCGCCGCTGGAATATGGCCGCATCGCCGCGCAGTCGGCCAAGCAGGTGATCGTGCAGAAGGTGCGCGAGGCCGAGCGCGACCGGCAATATCAGGAATTCAAGGACCGCATCGGCGACATCGTCAACGGCGTCGTCAAGCGCGTCGAATATGGCAGCGTGATCGTCGATCTCGGCCGTGGTGAAGCCATCATCCGCCGCGACGAGATGCTGCCGCGCGAAGTGTTCCGCAACGGCGACCGTGTCCGCGCCTACATCTTCGACGTCCGCCGCGAGACGAGAGGCCCGCAGATCTTCCTCTCCCGCACCCATCCGCAGTTCATGGCAAAGCTGTTCGCGCAGGAAGTGCCGGAGATCTATGACGGCATCGTCGAGATCAAGGCGGTCGCCCGCGATCCTGGCTCGCGCGCGAAAATCGGCGTGATTTCCCGCGATTCCTCGGTCGATCCGGTCGGCGCCTGCGTCGGCATGCGCGGCTCGCGCGTGCAGGCGGTGGTGAACGAATTGCAGGGCGAGAAGATCGACATCATTCCCTGGTCGCCCGACATCGCGACCTTCGTGGTCAACGCGCTGGCGCCGGCGGAAGTCTCCAAGGTCGTCATCGACGAAGATCGCGAGCGCATCGAGGTCGTCGTCCCCGATACCAACAACCAGCTTTCGCTCGCGATCGGCCGCCGCGGCCAGAACGTGCGTCTGGCCTCGCAGCTCACCGGCTGGGACATCGACATCCTGACCGAGCAGGAGGAATCGGAGCGCCGCCAGGCGGACTTCGAGAACTCCACCCGCGTCTTCATGGAATCGCTCAACGTCGACGAAGTTGTCGGCCAGTTGCTGGCGTCCGAAGGCTTCACCTCGGTCGAGGAACTCGCGATGGTGGACGTCAAGGAACTCGCCAGCATCGAGGGTTTTGACGAGGAGACCGCGCAGGAGCTCCAGAACCGCGCCCGCGAATATCTCGAGCAGCTGGAAGCCGAGCTCGAGGCCAAGCGCAAGGAACTCGGCGTCGAGGACGCGCTCAAGGACGTGCCCGGCGTGACCTCGAAAATGCTGGTGAAGTTCGGCGAGAATGACATCAAGACCGTCGACGACCTCGCCGGCTGCGCCACCGACGATCTGGTCGGCTGGACCGAGCGCAAGGAAGGCGGCGAGCCGACCAAGCATGCTGGTGCGCTCGACGGCATCGACATCTCCCGTGACGATGCCGAAGCCATGATCATGCAGGCCCGCGTCAAGGCCGGCTGGATCACCGAGGCCGATCTTGCCAAGCCCGAAGAAGCCGAGGCGACCGAAGATCAGCCGGCTTAAGGCGTGTTCAGCAAAAGTGGAGACCGGTTTTGCGTAAAGAACACGCGACTTAGAAGGCGAAGGAGGATGTCGACCGGATGCTCGCCAGCACTGACAGCGAACTCGACCATGGGCCGCGGACCGAAAAGTCCGCGACCATGCGGATGTGCGCGGTCAGCCGCGAGGTCCGGCCGATCGACGAGCTGATCCGCTTCGTCGTATCGCCCCAAGGCGACATAGTTCCCGATCTCAAGCGCAAGCTGCCCGGACGTGGCATGTGGATCACCGCCTCACGGCAGGTGGTTGCGGAAGCCGTGCGGCGTCACCAATTTAGCAAGGCCTTCAAGCGCGACCTGCGCACCCCCCAGACGCTTCCCGCCGACATCGAGACGCTTCTGGTTCGGAGCGTGACGGAAGCCCTTGGGATCGCCGCCAAGGCGGGCCAGGTCGTGGCTGGCTTCGGCAAGGTCGAGAACGCCCTTCGGGAAGGCACGGTCGAGGTCCTGATCCATGCCAGCGACGGGGCCGCGGACGGAATCCGCAAATTGGACATGCTGGCGCGTCAAAATGCCGGAAATCGCGGCGCCACGCCGCCGATTCCCGTCATCACCGCGCTGAAATCGATAGAATTGGATTTGGCACTGACCCGGTCAAATGTGATACATGCTGCGCTGCTCGCGGGCCCGGCGAGCAGGTCATTCCTGTCACGTAGCCAGATGCTGGTCCGATACCGGATGGCGGACGATGACAAGACGGCCGAAAAGCACGGCCAGGATTTCTGAGAGACAACGACGAACCGATACGACGGTGCGGCAACGCACAACGACAACAGATCAGGATTAGGACTGCTGAATGGTTGATACCAAGACCCCTGGCGACAAGAAGCTGAGCGTTCCGAGCAAGACGCTATCGCTCAAGCCGCGCGTCGAAACGGGCACCGTGCGCCAGAGCTTCAGCCATGGCCGCAGCAAGCAGGTCGTGGTCGAGAAGCGCGGCAAGCGCCGCATTGGCGACGGCCCCGAGCCGCACGCGCCCGAGGTGACGGCGAAGCCGGCACCGGCCGCGCCCGCGCCGTCGCGCCCGGCGCCACCGCCCGCCTCGCCGCGCAACGCCGGTTCCGGCGTGGTGCTGCGTACCCTGACCGAGGACGAACGTTCCGCCCGTGCCAGCGCGCTGGCCGATGCCAAGCTGCGCGAGGTCGAGGAACGCCGCCAGGCCGAGGAAGAGGCCCAGCGCCGCGCGGTCCGCGAGGCCGCTGAACGCGCCGAGCGCGAAGCCGCCGAGGCCCGCCGCAAGGCCGAGGACGAGCGTCATCGCCACGAGGACGAAGCCAAGCGGAAGGCCGAGACCGAGGCCAAGAAGCGTTTCGGCGAAGGCGAGCAGCCTTCTGCCGCACGTCCCGCAATGGCAGCTCCGACCGCTCCTGCGCCGCGACACGGCGCCCCCGCGGCGCGGCCCGGCACCCCCACGACGGCACGTCCGGGAACAACGACGGCGCGGCCTGCAACCACGACCGCGCAGCGTCCGGGTGGACCGGCTGGCCGCGGCCCCGCAGTTGCCGCCGAGCCCGACGAGGAGGAGGCTCCGCGCCAGATCCGTCGCGGTCCCGGCGGCGCCATGCGTCCCGCGGCGGCCCCCAAGACCACGCACAAGCCCGGCCCGCAGAAGGAACGCGGTCGCCTCACCGTCGTCACCGCGCTCAACGCCGATGACGTGCGCGAGCGCTCGATCGCCTCGTTCCGCCGCCGCACCCAGCGCCTCAAGGGCCATGCCTCGAACGAGCCCAAGGAAAAGCTCGTCCGCGAGGTGACGATCCCGGAAGCGATCACCATCCAGGAACTCGCCAACCGCATGTCCGAGCGCGCGGTCGACGTCATCCGCATGCTGATGAAGCAGGGCGCGATGCACAAGATCACCGACGTGATCGACGCCGACACCGCGCAGCTGATCGCCGAAGAGCTCGGCCACACCGTCAAGCGCGTCGCCGCCTCGGACGTCGAAGAAGGCCTGTTCGACCAGGTCGACGATTCCACCGATACCGAGACGCGTTCGCCAGTCGTGACCGTGATGGGCCACGTCGACCACGGCAAGACTTCGCTGCTCGACGCGCTACGCCATGCCAACGTGGTCTCCGGCGAAGCCGGCGGCATCACCCAGCATATCGGCGCCTATCAGGTGCTGTCGCCCGAGAGCGGCAAGAAGATCACCTTCATCGACACGCCCGGCCACGCCGCGTTCACCGCGATGCGCGCCCGCGGCGCCAAGGTCACCGACATCGTCGTGCTGGTGGTCGCGGCCGATGACGGCGTGATGCCGCAGACGGTCGAAGCCATCAATCACGCCAAGGCGGCAGGCGTGCCGATCATCGTTGCCATTAACAAGATCGACAAGCCCGACGCCAAGCCCGAGCGCGTCCGCACCGAGCTGCTCCAGCACGAGGTACAGGTCGAATCCTTCGGCGGCGAAGTCGTCGACGTCGAAGTGTCCGCCAAGAACAAGACCAATCTCGACAAGCTGCTCGAGATGATCGCGCTGCAGGCCGAAATCCTCGACCTGAAGACCAATTCGGAGCGTCCGGCCGAAGGCACCGTGATCGAGGCCAAGCTCGATCGCGGCCGTGGTCCGGTCGCGACCGTGCTGGTCCAGCGCGGCACGCTCCGTGTCGGCGACATCATCGTCGCCGGGGCCGAGATGGGCCGCGTCCGCGCGCTGATCTCCGATCAGGGCGAGACGGTGCAGGAGGCCGGTCCCTCGGTGCCGGTCGAGGTGCTCGGCTTCAACGGTCCGCCGGAGGCCGGCGATCGTCTCGCCGTGGTCGAGAACGAAGCCCGCGCCCGCCAGGTCACCAGCTATCGCGCGCACCAGAAGCGCGAGAACGC from Bradyrhizobium zhanjiangense includes these protein-coding regions:
- the infB gene encoding translation initiation factor IF-2; translation: MVDTKTPGDKKLSVPSKTLSLKPRVETGTVRQSFSHGRSKQVVVEKRGKRRIGDGPEPHAPEVTAKPAPAAPAPSRPAPPPASPRNAGSGVVLRTLTEDERSARASALADAKLREVEERRQAEEEAQRRAVREAAERAEREAAEARRKAEDERHRHEDEAKRKAETEAKKRFGEGEQPSAARPAMAAPTAPAPRHGAPAARPGTPTTARPGTTTARPATTTAQRPGGPAGRGPAVAAEPDEEEAPRQIRRGPGGAMRPAAAPKTTHKPGPQKERGRLTVVTALNADDVRERSIASFRRRTQRLKGHASNEPKEKLVREVTIPEAITIQELANRMSERAVDVIRMLMKQGAMHKITDVIDADTAQLIAEELGHTVKRVAASDVEEGLFDQVDDSTDTETRSPVVTVMGHVDHGKTSLLDALRHANVVSGEAGGITQHIGAYQVLSPESGKKITFIDTPGHAAFTAMRARGAKVTDIVVLVVAADDGVMPQTVEAINHAKAAGVPIIVAINKIDKPDAKPERVRTELLQHEVQVESFGGEVVDVEVSAKNKTNLDKLLEMIALQAEILDLKTNSERPAEGTVIEAKLDRGRGPVATVLVQRGTLRVGDIIVAGAEMGRVRALISDQGETVQEAGPSVPVEVLGFNGPPEAGDRLAVVENEARARQVTSYRAHQKRENAAASISGMRGSLEQMMSQLKTAGRKEFPLIVKADVQGSLEAILGSLEKLGTDEVAARILHAGVGGISESDVTLAEGFNAAIIGFSVRANKEAAAAAKRNGIEIRYYNIIYDLVDDVKKAMSGLLAPTLRETMLGNAEILEIFNISKVGKVAGCRVTDGTVERGANVRLIRDNVVVHEGKLSTLKRFKDEVKEVQSGQECGMAFENYHDMRAGDVIECYRVETIQRSL